A DNA window from Propionispora vibrioides contains the following coding sequences:
- a CDS encoding stage V sporulation protein AE, translating to MPEKVRVILVTDGDKVAQNVVEDLAASLGLRCISASGGNPTPISGKEIVNLLKTVKSDPVLVMFDDRGRRDRGQGERAMQYVADHPDIEVLGAVAVASNTGGSGGIEADVCVTGTGKMVDHPVDKNGDVRNRSNHMVIKGDTVDVLNEVEVPVIVGVGDIGKMDKADDISRGAPITRRAIEEILKRSGIPYDGQQ from the coding sequence ATGCCGGAGAAAGTGAGAGTTATTTTGGTTACTGACGGAGATAAAGTAGCACAGAACGTTGTGGAGGATTTGGCAGCTTCGTTGGGACTGCGTTGTATATCGGCATCCGGCGGAAATCCGACACCGATTAGCGGCAAAGAAATTGTCAATTTGCTGAAAACAGTAAAATCTGACCCCGTTCTGGTTATGTTTGATGACCGGGGCAGGCGCGATAGGGGGCAAGGCGAGCGGGCTATGCAGTATGTAGCCGATCATCCGGACATCGAAGTGCTGGGGGCGGTCGCGGTAGCCTCCAATACCGGTGGCAGCGGCGGCATCGAGGCAGACGTCTGTGTAACGGGAACGGGCAAGATGGTGGATCACCCGGTTGATAAAAACGGTGATGTAAGAAACAGGAGCAATCATATGGTAATCAAGGGAGATACGGTAGATGTGCTAAATGAGGTAGAGGTGCCTGTCATTGTCGGTGTCGGCGATATCGGCAAAATGGATAAGGCCGATGATATTTCCCGGGGAGCGCCGATTACCCGCCGGGCTATTGAAGAGATTTTGAAACGGAGTGGCATTCCCTATGACGGACAACAATGA
- the spoIIAB gene encoding anti-sigma F factor, whose translation MEIKNQLTMKLQSLSENVGIARIAAAAFAAQADLPISEIDEIKVAVSEAVSNSVIHGYGNDPKAGIIECTMTLYEEMLEYIVIDYGKGIEDIALARQASYSSDPERMGLGFVFMESFMDELEVRSEVGQGTTVRMCKKFSPRKTH comes from the coding sequence ATGGAGATAAAAAATCAGCTAACAATGAAATTACAAAGCCTCAGTGAAAACGTGGGCATTGCCCGCATTGCTGCCGCCGCTTTCGCCGCACAGGCCGATTTGCCAATCAGTGAAATTGACGAAATAAAAGTGGCTGTCTCGGAGGCTGTTTCCAACAGCGTTATTCATGGCTATGGCAATGACCCTAAAGCGGGCATTATTGAATGCACAATGACGCTATATGAGGAGATGCTGGAATATATTGTTATCGATTACGGTAAGGGAATAGAGGATATTGCTTTAGCCAGACAGGCTTCCTATTCTTCCGATCCCGAGCGCATGGGCCTGGGGTTTGTTTTTATGGAGTCGTTTATGGACGAGCTGGAGGTCCGTTCCGAAGTGGGCCAGGGAACCACCGTTAGAATGTGTAAAAAATTTAGCCCCCGAAAAACGCATTAG
- a CDS encoding D-alanyl-D-alanine carboxypeptidase family protein: MHRWQRKMVSAILTALLLLLTCLAPVFAANTKEKSTQLTTTAESAVLMDANGTVLFEKDSHKRLPPASVTKIMTLLLAVEAVEQGKASLTDEVSISENAYKQGGSQIWLEPGEKMNLRELLIAIAVVSANDAAMAVMEHIYGSEQAGVEAMNRRAAELGLADTHFNSVNGLPAPEHYMSAYDTAIIAKEAVTHPLYLEFCGIKEYWLRGGKNWLVNTNKLLWWYKGADGLKTGWTEEAKYCFAGTAKRDGLRLISVVFATPEPRSHLRESMKLLDWGFANFSAAPIVTQGTVVEQAKVMKGVTKEVPLVAAKDLTLLMAKNKKNNIEKKVNIESDIMAPVKEGEKYGELIVTQDGQEIGKVDLVAEQAVEKAGFIRILQDMLTGLFTLG, from the coding sequence ATGCATCGATGGCAGCGGAAAATGGTTTCGGCAATACTCACCGCGCTTTTGCTTTTATTAACTTGTCTAGCACCGGTATTTGCCGCCAATACCAAGGAAAAGTCAACTCAACTGACTACTACGGCGGAATCAGCCGTACTCATGGACGCGAATGGCACGGTGCTGTTTGAAAAAGACTCTCATAAAAGGCTGCCACCGGCCAGCGTAACCAAAATCATGACGTTGCTGCTGGCAGTGGAAGCAGTGGAACAGGGTAAGGCCAGCTTAACTGATGAAGTCAGTATCAGCGAAAATGCCTATAAGCAGGGCGGCTCTCAAATTTGGCTGGAGCCCGGAGAAAAGATGAATTTACGGGAACTCTTAATTGCAATTGCCGTGGTAAGTGCTAATGATGCGGCGATGGCGGTTATGGAGCATATTTATGGTTCAGAGCAGGCCGGTGTGGAAGCTATGAATCGGCGGGCGGCCGAACTGGGGCTGGCTGACACGCATTTTAACAGTGTTAATGGTCTGCCAGCGCCGGAGCATTACATGAGTGCTTATGATACGGCAATCATTGCCAAAGAAGCGGTTACCCATCCCTTATATCTGGAATTTTGCGGTATTAAAGAATACTGGCTGCGGGGCGGGAAAAACTGGTTGGTAAATACCAATAAATTACTATGGTGGTATAAAGGCGCTGACGGACTAAAAACAGGCTGGACCGAAGAGGCCAAATATTGTTTCGCCGGCACAGCCAAACGCGACGGTTTGCGGCTGATATCGGTTGTTTTTGCCACTCCCGAGCCGCGCTCTCATTTACGGGAAAGCATGAAGCTGCTGGACTGGGGTTTTGCTAATTTTTCGGCAGCACCGATTGTTACACAGGGAACGGTTGTTGAACAGGCAAAAGTAATGAAAGGCGTGACTAAAGAGGTTCCATTGGTAGCAGCTAAAGATTTAACGTTGCTGATGGCGAAAAACAAGAAAAACAATATCGAAAAAAAGGTTAACATAGAATCTGATATTATGGCTCCGGTTAAAGAAGGAGAAAAGTACGGCGAGTTGATTGTCACTCAAGATGGGCAGGAAATTGGCAAAGTGGATCTGGTAGCGGAACAAGCTGTGGAAAAGGCCGGTTTTATTCGGATTTTGCAGGACATGCTGACAGGTTTGTTCACTTTAGGCTAA
- a CDS encoding SigF/SigG family RNA polymerase sporulation sigma factor encodes MLADEEVLRLIEQAQQGDRAAKDRILENNLNLVRSIVYRFVNRGYEWDDLFQIGSIGLMKAIERFDAKFGVKFSTYAVPMIIGEIRRFMRDDNPIKVSRPLKELAYRVHKSQEKLQGLMGREPTIHEVAEDLQIAPQEIVAALEAVQPTASLYESAFREDGDKVLLLDQIKYCEQDNSFFDNLVLKEVLSRLPVKERRVIEMRFFEDRTQAEIASLIGLSQVQVSRIEKQALRLIRNFLQTS; translated from the coding sequence ATGCTTGCAGACGAGGAAGTGCTCAGATTAATCGAACAGGCTCAGCAGGGAGACCGGGCGGCAAAGGACCGCATATTGGAAAACAATTTGAATTTGGTACGAAGCATTGTATATCGTTTTGTAAACAGGGGATACGAATGGGATGACTTATTTCAAATCGGCTCGATTGGTTTGATGAAGGCTATCGAGCGATTTGATGCGAAGTTTGGTGTGAAGTTTTCCACCTATGCAGTACCGATGATCATCGGCGAGATACGTCGGTTTATGCGTGATGACAATCCGATCAAGGTCAGTCGCCCGCTGAAGGAACTGGCTTATCGGGTTCATAAAAGCCAGGAGAAGCTGCAAGGATTAATGGGGCGGGAACCGACCATCCACGAAGTAGCCGAGGATTTGCAAATTGCGCCTCAGGAGATTGTGGCGGCCTTGGAGGCCGTTCAACCGACGGCTTCGCTTTATGAGTCGGCTTTCCGGGAAGATGGCGATAAGGTGCTTCTATTGGATCAAATCAAATATTGTGAGCAGGACAATTCTTTCTTCGATAACCTTGTGCTGAAAGAAGTCCTGTCCCGGCTGCCTGTCAAAGAACGGCGAGTTATCGAAATGCGGTTTTTTGAGGACCGAACCCAGGCAGAAATCGCTTCATTAATTGGTTTGTCCCAGGTGCAGGTATCACGAATTGAAAAGCAGGCGCTCCGGCTGATTAGAAATTTTTTACAGACTTCTTAA
- the spoVAC gene encoding stage V sporulation protein AC yields the protein MVGKTEKEKMQQRYQDKFNQVKPKPPIIKNIIWAFCIGGLICLLGQWIANYFMSSGLDKKETAAATSVVMVFLGVFFTALGVYDELGKHAGAGSVVPITGFANSVAAPAMEFKREGFVFGVGAKMFVIAGPVIVYGLVTAFIMGMIYWVRHQGVM from the coding sequence ATGGTAGGAAAGACGGAGAAGGAGAAAATGCAGCAGCGGTATCAGGATAAATTTAATCAAGTTAAACCTAAACCGCCGATCATTAAAAATATTATCTGGGCCTTTTGTATCGGCGGGCTGATTTGTCTGCTGGGGCAATGGATTGCCAATTACTTTATGAGCAGCGGACTGGATAAGAAGGAAACTGCTGCCGCTACTTCCGTGGTCATGGTCTTTTTAGGTGTCTTTTTTACAGCTCTCGGCGTATATGACGAACTTGGCAAGCATGCCGGCGCCGGCTCGGTCGTTCCCATTACCGGTTTTGCCAATTCAGTGGCCGCACCGGCAATGGAGTTTAAACGGGAGGGCTTTGTCTTTGGAGTTGGGGCGAAAATGTTTGTCATCGCCGGTCCGGTAATTGTGTACGGGCTGGTAACGGCATTTATCATGGGAATGATCTATTGGGTTAGACATCAGGGGGTTATGTAG
- a CDS encoding dodecin family protein produces MVVKVIELVGTSRHNWTDAVDNAVMEASKTLEDILGVEVTNFTANIDNGHIEEYRADVKIAFQVH; encoded by the coding sequence ATGGTGGTAAAAGTCATTGAGCTTGTCGGGACTTCGCGGCACAACTGGACGGATGCGGTAGATAATGCGGTTATGGAAGCCTCGAAAACACTTGAGGATATTCTTGGCGTGGAAGTAACTAATTTTACGGCCAACATTGATAACGGACATATTGAAGAATATAGAGCGGACGTGAAAATTGCTTTTCAAGTACATTAA
- the spoIIAA gene encoding anti-sigma F factor antagonist, whose amino-acid sequence MKTTTVLKQGVLIVQIEGELDMHGADKFRETIDTALDACGAKNMILDLQDVSFIDSSGLGVILGRYKRLSALDGRILAVHVQPQVAHILELSGLLKIIEVYPSQTDALAQL is encoded by the coding sequence TTGAAAACTACAACCGTACTTAAACAAGGGGTGTTAATTGTTCAGATAGAAGGTGAACTGGACATGCATGGCGCCGATAAATTCCGGGAGACTATCGATACGGCACTGGATGCCTGCGGCGCCAAAAACATGATTTTAGATTTGCAGGATGTATCTTTCATTGACAGTTCCGGCCTGGGTGTTATCCTCGGACGGTACAAACGTTTAAGCGCTCTGGACGGAAGGATATTGGCCGTTCACGTTCAGCCCCAGGTGGCGCACATTCTGGAGTTGTCGGGACTTCTAAAAATTATCGAAGTTTATCCATCGCAAACGGATGCCTTGGCACAATTATAG
- a CDS encoding spore germination protein: MTDNNEEQKIHKELDDNINYLKELLGVGESFDIVFREYKVGRRRAASFSINGMTNDVLLTNIFQDMMLFNQEDLTVNTLQKIFYSRATHSQVKLVDAMDPALTSLLSGELVFFIDGETQAIVFDARAYPVRAPAESNIEKVTRGSRDSFVETIPFNTALIRRRLRDPNLRFEIVKIGSRSQTDVAVCYIKDITNPELVDKIKERLNKINVDGIPMAEKAIEEFIVGGRRWNPLPLVRYTERPDVVAVHMLEGHVCLVVDTSPNIMILPTTLWHHVQHVEEYHQHVLVGSYLRLVRLGGVGLSLILPPLWLSLVLQRHLLPASLAFLGPRDPGIVPLGIQFIVAELGVELVRMATVHVPAAQSTALGFIGAFMLGEYATKVGLFGNETILYTAIAAVGAFATPSVEFALAVRLFRVILLLLVLFFKLPGLLFGLVALFVLLVTTKSFDVPYLWPAIPFNFSAMKGVILRLPIPSKLLRPAALKPQTRVRYREENNKDKDEDKDEDKDK, from the coding sequence ATGACGGACAACAATGAAGAACAGAAGATTCACAAAGAGCTTGATGACAATATTAACTATTTAAAGGAACTGCTGGGGGTCGGTGAGAGCTTTGATATTGTTTTCCGGGAATATAAGGTAGGCCGGAGACGGGCGGCATCCTTTTCGATTAACGGCATGACCAACGATGTACTTTTAACCAATATATTCCAGGACATGATGCTGTTTAATCAGGAAGATTTGACGGTCAACACGCTGCAGAAGATATTTTATTCACGGGCCACCCATTCCCAGGTTAAGCTGGTGGATGCGATGGATCCGGCATTGACTAGTCTGCTGTCGGGAGAGCTGGTATTTTTTATTGACGGCGAAACGCAGGCTATTGTATTCGATGCCAGAGCCTATCCCGTCCGGGCACCGGCAGAATCTAATATTGAAAAGGTGACCCGGGGTTCCCGGGACTCTTTTGTGGAAACCATTCCCTTTAACACAGCCTTAATCCGCCGGCGGCTGCGTGATCCCAATTTGCGTTTTGAGATAGTAAAAATCGGCAGTCGGTCACAAACCGATGTGGCCGTCTGTTATATAAAAGATATTACCAATCCGGAACTGGTGGATAAAATCAAGGAACGGCTCAATAAGATCAATGTGGATGGTATTCCGATGGCGGAAAAGGCGATTGAAGAGTTTATAGTCGGCGGCCGGCGCTGGAATCCGCTGCCGTTAGTCCGCTATACCGAGCGGCCTGACGTGGTTGCCGTACATATGCTGGAAGGGCATGTGTGCCTGGTGGTGGATACATCGCCTAACATCATGATTTTACCGACAACCCTTTGGCACCATGTGCAGCATGTGGAAGAATATCACCAGCATGTGCTGGTGGGTTCGTACCTGCGGCTGGTGCGCTTGGGGGGAGTGGGTTTATCTCTGATTCTACCGCCGCTATGGCTGTCCTTGGTATTGCAGCGTCATCTGCTGCCTGCTTCGTTAGCATTTTTAGGACCCCGCGATCCCGGTATTGTACCACTTGGTATTCAATTTATTGTGGCCGAGCTGGGGGTAGAATTGGTGCGGATGGCAACGGTGCATGTGCCGGCGGCACAATCGACGGCTCTGGGCTTCATTGGGGCTTTTATGCTGGGTGAATACGCAACCAAGGTAGGGCTGTTTGGCAATGAAACCATTTTATATACGGCCATTGCCGCCGTAGGCGCCTTTGCCACGCCCAGTGTCGAGTTTGCCCTGGCCGTACGCCTGTTCCGGGTCATTTTGCTGCTCCTGGTTCTGTTCTTTAAATTACCCGGGCTGCTATTTGGACTGGTGGCTCTGTTTGTATTACTGGTTACTACGAAATCCTTTGATGTACCCTATCTTTGGCCGGCGATTCCGTTTAATTTCAGTGCCATGAAAGGCGTGATCCTGCGATTGCCTATCCCCAGCAAGCTGCTGCGTCCGGCCGCGTTAAAACCGCAGACTCGGGTGCGTTACCGTGAAGAAAACAATAAAGATAAAGATGAAGACAAAGATGAAGATAAGGACAAATAA
- a CDS encoding phosphopentomutase, translating into MFRRIIIVVLDSVGIGASPDATEYGDSSSVNTLANIARSQGGLFLPVLEKLGLGRIASIQGVEPVAKPLAGFGKMAELSKAKDTTSGHWEMAGCPVFTPFPVYPEGFPAEVIERFVTYTGCGSVLGNKPASGTVILDELGAQHMATGHPIVYTSADSVFQIAAHEDIIPLSKLYEFCQIARDKVCVGEHAVGRIIARPFIGEPGAFSRTANRHDYSLEPGAVTVLDRLKDAGQQVIGIGKIGDIFAQRGLTQSLKSKSNDEGMSHLANLLSQPGQPGLIFANLVDFDSVYGHRNDATGYAKALERFDAQLSLLLPQWQADDLLLITADHGCDPTSTGTDHTREYVPLIAYYPGAAGTDLGIRNTFADIAATIAENFSLPSLPYGQSFLKSL; encoded by the coding sequence ATGTTTAGACGAATTATTATCGTTGTACTGGATAGTGTCGGCATTGGCGCTTCGCCGGATGCAACTGAATATGGCGACAGCTCCAGCGTGAACACCCTTGCCAATATTGCCCGCTCGCAGGGCGGGCTTTTTCTGCCTGTTCTGGAAAAACTGGGCCTTGGCCGTATCGCGTCTATTCAGGGGGTTGAGCCGGTAGCTAAGCCGTTAGCCGGATTTGGTAAAATGGCCGAGTTGTCCAAAGCTAAGGACACAACCAGCGGTCACTGGGAAATGGCCGGCTGCCCGGTATTTACACCGTTTCCTGTTTATCCGGAGGGCTTTCCGGCGGAGGTTATCGAGCGGTTTGTCACTTACACCGGCTGCGGCAGTGTGCTGGGCAATAAGCCGGCTTCCGGTACGGTCATTCTGGACGAGCTGGGAGCGCAGCACATGGCGACAGGCCACCCGATTGTCTATACTTCGGCCGATAGCGTGTTTCAAATTGCCGCTCATGAAGATATTATCCCTTTATCCAAGTTGTATGAATTTTGCCAGATTGCCAGGGACAAGGTTTGCGTCGGTGAACACGCGGTAGGCAGGATTATCGCCCGGCCGTTTATCGGTGAACCCGGTGCGTTCAGCCGTACCGCCAATCGTCATGATTACAGCCTGGAACCTGGGGCAGTCACTGTGTTGGATCGGTTGAAGGATGCCGGACAGCAAGTAATTGGTATTGGAAAAATTGGCGATATTTTTGCCCAACGGGGCCTGACTCAGTCCTTAAAGTCCAAATCAAACGACGAGGGGATGAGTCATCTTGCCAATCTACTCAGCCAACCGGGGCAACCGGGTCTGATTTTTGCCAATCTCGTTGATTTTGACAGTGTGTATGGACACCGCAATGATGCGACCGGTTATGCGAAAGCCCTGGAGCGGTTTGACGCTCAACTTTCGCTGCTCTTACCTCAGTGGCAGGCCGACGATTTGCTGCTGATTACCGCCGATCATGGTTGTGATCCAACCTCTACCGGTACCGATCATACCCGTGAATACGTGCCGCTCATTGCTTATTATCCAGGTGCCGCAGGGACCGATCTGGGGATCAGAAATACCTTTGCCGATATTGCGGCTACCATTGCGGAAAATTTCTCCCTGCCGTCGCTGCCTTATGGACAGAGCTTCCTAAAAAGCTTATAA
- the spoVAE gene encoding stage V sporulation protein AE: protein MQDYLMVFVVGGLICVIGQLLMDLTPLTPAHVLVLFVVVGGILSGLGLYQPLVDMAGAGASIPLTGFGHSLVAGTLEEVDKLGFLGIFTGALKASAAGITAAVLFSFLAALLCNPKG, encoded by the coding sequence ATGCAGGATTATCTTATGGTTTTTGTTGTTGGCGGACTTATTTGCGTGATCGGTCAGTTGCTAATGGATTTGACGCCGCTGACGCCGGCCCATGTGCTGGTTTTGTTTGTGGTAGTAGGCGGGATTTTAAGCGGTCTTGGCCTATATCAGCCGCTGGTGGATATGGCTGGAGCCGGGGCCAGCATTCCGTTGACCGGTTTTGGCCACTCTCTGGTGGCAGGTACGTTGGAAGAGGTAGATAAGTTAGGCTTTTTAGGAATATTCACCGGTGCATTGAAAGCAAGCGCCGCAGGCATTACGGCAGCCGTTTTGTTTAGTTTTCTGGCCGCGTTGCTATGCAATCCCAAGGGGTAA
- the spoVAD gene encoding stage V sporulation protein AD → MKKKIGKQSIAFLKQPVVTSTANIVGPMEGEGYLAEHFDRIMKDNLDGNQSWEQCESSMMEWAISQAVKKDNRQMADIDYVLAGDLLNQLMSTHFALRGLERPFLGLYGACSTLVESLLLGAVLIDGEFGDTVAVAASSHHDASERQYRFPTELGVQRPPIAQWTVTGAGAAVIAAAGNGPRITAATVGKINDLGIKDPNAMGAAMAPAAVDTLWQHIQDTKRQPAYYDMIFTGDLGSIGKTLVLELFKEKGLDIKSNYEDCGCMIYRDEQDAHAGASGCASSAVVFSGYIYRQLLERKWRRVLLIGTGSLHSTTSYQQKESIPCIAHAVALEM, encoded by the coding sequence GTGAAAAAGAAAATAGGCAAACAGAGTATAGCCTTCCTCAAGCAGCCGGTTGTTACCAGTACGGCCAATATTGTAGGACCTATGGAGGGGGAAGGCTATCTTGCCGAGCATTTTGACCGAATTATGAAGGATAATTTGGATGGTAACCAATCCTGGGAGCAATGTGAATCGTCTATGATGGAATGGGCCATTAGCCAGGCCGTCAAAAAAGACAATAGACAGATGGCCGACATTGATTATGTTCTAGCCGGTGACCTGTTGAATCAATTGATGAGCACCCACTTTGCGCTGCGCGGGCTGGAACGTCCGTTCCTGGGACTTTACGGCGCCTGCTCCACTCTGGTGGAAAGCCTGCTGCTGGGAGCTGTCCTGATTGACGGGGAATTTGGTGACACGGTGGCGGTGGCTGCTTCCAGCCACCATGATGCATCGGAACGGCAATATCGTTTTCCTACGGAACTTGGTGTGCAAAGACCGCCGATTGCCCAGTGGACAGTAACCGGTGCGGGAGCGGCCGTGATCGCAGCGGCCGGTAATGGGCCGCGCATCACGGCGGCTACGGTTGGGAAGATTAATGATCTGGGGATTAAAGACCCCAACGCTATGGGGGCGGCAATGGCGCCGGCGGCCGTGGATACTCTGTGGCAGCATATTCAGGATACCAAACGGCAGCCGGCCTATTATGACATGATTTTTACCGGCGATTTGGGCAGTATCGGAAAAACCCTGGTATTGGAGCTATTTAAGGAAAAGGGACTGGATATAAAAAGTAATTATGAAGACTGTGGCTGCATGATTTACCGCGATGAGCAGGATGCTCATGCCGGAGCAAGCGGCTGTGCCAGTTCGGCGGTCGTTTTCTCGGGATATATTTACCGGCAATTACTGGAGCGGAAATGGCGGCGGGTGCTGTTGATCGGAACAGGCAGCCTGCATAGTACGACTTCTTATCAGCAAAAGGAGTCCATACCTTGTATAGCCCATGCCGTTGCACTGGAAATGTAG